A window of the Cystobacter fuscus genome harbors these coding sequences:
- the uvrA gene encoding excinuclease ABC subunit UvrA, whose product MSEPDTLSIRGAKEHNLKNISLDIPKKKLVVFTGVSGSGKSSLAFDTLYAEGQRRYVESLSAYARQFLGQMEKPRYDTIRGLSPTISIEQKAASNNPRSTVGTVTEVHDYLRVLYASVGVQHCPNCGQRVGKQSAQQIVDTLMGSPAGTKAMVLAPVVSNRKGEHKDILTEALKRGFSRARIDGKVKSLEEKIELDKKSKHDIALVIDRVTIKPEGKQRLTDSVETALREGKGLLILTNETGDPASDRVMSELNACHACGLSFGELTPSSFSFNNPLGMCSDCNGLGTKAEMDPERIVPDGSRTIREGAVEPWANSMNRGEGWTADFVDSLANAFGIDLDTPYAKLPAKAKKILMYGVDGKSFNVKWGDGGNYEMEWEGLVNKLMRSFKTTTSEAARTYYQKFFSDKPCPTCDGARLKPESRAVKVHGRSIVELSQLTIGDALRWLKELKLTETERKIATELLKEIRSRLGFLVDVGLNYLTLDRTASTLSGGESQRIRLASQMGSELTGVIYILDEPSIGLHQRDNGKLLGTLKRLRDLGNSVVVVEHDEETMEEADYLVDFGPGAGELGGQVVAAGTPAEVMDNEKSLTGAYLSGRKEIEIPSQRRAPGKNKVTIQGARENNLKDVTVDIPLGLFVAVTGVSGAGKSTLINEILYPAAARALYESREVPGKHKAVLGLENLDKVIDIDQRPIGRTPRSNPATYTKLFDSIREVFALTPEARAFGYTAGRFSFNIKGGRCEACEGDGVKLVEMHFLADVYVPCEVCGGKRFNEATLRVRYKGKNIAEVLDMSVREAMQLFAAHKDIMRVLQTLEDVGLGYIRLGQSSPTLSGGEAQRIKLARELARVATGRTLYILDEPTTGLHFEDIRKLLQVLNRLVEAGNTVLVIEHCLDVIKSADWVIDMGPEGGAAGGQLLATGTPEQVAEVKESHTGRYLKYVLTKKRRHRVGQRPPEVASPAA is encoded by the coding sequence ATGTCCGAGCCCGACACCCTCTCCATCCGTGGAGCCAAGGAGCACAACCTCAAGAACATCTCCCTGGACATCCCCAAGAAGAAGTTGGTGGTGTTCACCGGCGTCTCCGGATCCGGGAAGAGTTCACTCGCGTTCGATACCCTCTACGCCGAGGGGCAGCGGCGCTACGTGGAGAGTCTGTCGGCCTATGCCCGGCAGTTCCTCGGACAGATGGAGAAGCCCCGGTACGACACCATCCGCGGCCTGTCGCCCACCATCTCCATCGAGCAGAAGGCGGCCAGCAACAACCCCCGCTCCACCGTGGGCACCGTCACCGAGGTGCATGACTACCTGCGCGTGCTCTACGCCTCGGTGGGTGTGCAGCACTGCCCCAACTGCGGCCAGCGCGTGGGCAAGCAGAGCGCCCAGCAGATCGTCGACACGCTCATGGGCTCGCCCGCGGGCACCAAGGCCATGGTGCTCGCTCCGGTGGTGAGCAACCGCAAGGGCGAGCACAAGGACATCCTCACCGAGGCGCTCAAGCGCGGCTTCTCTCGCGCGCGCATCGACGGCAAGGTGAAGAGCCTGGAGGAGAAGATCGAGCTGGACAAGAAGTCCAAGCACGACATCGCGCTCGTCATCGATCGGGTCACCATCAAGCCCGAGGGCAAGCAGCGGCTGACGGACTCGGTGGAGACGGCGCTGCGCGAGGGCAAGGGCCTGCTCATCCTCACCAACGAGACGGGAGACCCCGCGAGCGACCGCGTCATGAGCGAGCTCAACGCGTGCCACGCCTGCGGCCTGTCCTTCGGCGAGCTGACGCCCTCCTCGTTCTCCTTCAACAACCCGCTGGGCATGTGCTCGGACTGCAACGGCCTGGGCACCAAGGCGGAGATGGACCCGGAGCGCATCGTCCCGGACGGCTCGCGCACCATCCGCGAGGGCGCGGTGGAGCCGTGGGCCAACAGCATGAACCGGGGCGAGGGCTGGACGGCGGACTTCGTGGACAGCCTCGCCAACGCCTTCGGCATCGACCTGGACACGCCCTACGCGAAGCTGCCCGCCAAGGCGAAGAAGATCCTCATGTACGGCGTGGACGGCAAGAGCTTCAACGTGAAGTGGGGCGATGGCGGCAACTACGAGATGGAGTGGGAGGGGCTCGTCAACAAGCTGATGCGCAGCTTCAAGACGACCACCTCCGAGGCCGCGCGCACCTACTACCAGAAGTTCTTCAGCGACAAGCCCTGCCCCACGTGTGACGGCGCGCGCCTCAAGCCGGAGAGCCGGGCGGTGAAGGTGCATGGCCGCTCCATCGTGGAGCTGAGCCAGCTGACCATCGGGGACGCGCTGCGCTGGCTCAAGGAGCTGAAGCTCACGGAGACGGAGCGGAAGATCGCCACCGAGCTGCTCAAGGAGATCCGCAGCCGCCTGGGCTTCCTCGTGGACGTGGGCCTGAACTACCTGACGTTGGATCGCACCGCGTCCACGCTGTCTGGCGGCGAGAGCCAGCGCATCCGGCTCGCCTCGCAGATGGGCAGCGAGCTCACGGGCGTCATCTACATCCTCGACGAGCCGTCCATCGGCCTGCACCAGCGAGACAACGGCAAGCTGCTCGGCACGCTCAAGCGCCTGCGCGACCTGGGCAACTCCGTCGTCGTGGTGGAGCACGACGAGGAGACGATGGAGGAGGCGGACTACCTGGTGGACTTCGGCCCCGGCGCGGGCGAGCTGGGGGGCCAGGTGGTGGCCGCGGGCACGCCGGCCGAGGTGATGGACAACGAGAAGAGCCTCACCGGCGCGTACCTCTCCGGCCGCAAGGAGATCGAAATACCGTCCCAGCGCCGGGCTCCGGGCAAGAACAAGGTGACCATCCAGGGCGCCCGGGAGAACAACCTCAAGGACGTGACGGTGGACATCCCCCTGGGCCTGTTCGTGGCCGTCACAGGCGTGTCCGGCGCGGGCAAGTCCACGCTCATCAACGAGATCCTCTACCCCGCCGCGGCGCGCGCGCTCTACGAGAGCCGGGAGGTGCCGGGCAAGCACAAGGCGGTGCTCGGGCTGGAGAACCTGGACAAGGTCATCGACATCGACCAGCGGCCCATCGGGCGCACGCCGCGCAGCAACCCGGCGACGTACACGAAGCTCTTCGACAGCATCCGCGAGGTGTTCGCCCTGACACCGGAGGCGCGCGCGTTCGGCTACACCGCCGGGCGCTTCTCCTTCAACATCAAGGGCGGGCGCTGCGAGGCGTGCGAGGGAGATGGCGTGAAGCTCGTGGAGATGCACTTCCTCGCGGACGTGTACGTGCCGTGCGAGGTGTGCGGCGGCAAGCGCTTCAACGAGGCCACGCTCCGGGTGCGCTACAAGGGCAAGAACATCGCCGAGGTGCTCGACATGAGCGTGCGCGAGGCGATGCAACTGTTCGCCGCGCACAAGGACATCATGCGCGTGCTCCAGACGCTGGAGGACGTGGGCCTGGGCTACATCCGGCTGGGGCAGAGCTCGCCCACGCTGTCGGGCGGCGAGGCGCAGCGCATCAAGCTGGCGCGGGAGCTGGCGCGCGTGGCCACCGGCCGCACGCTCTACATCCTCGACGAGCCCACCACCGGCCTGCACTTCGAGGACATCCGCAAGCTCTTGCAGGTGCTCAACCGGCTGGTGGAGGCGGGCAACACGGTGCTCGTCATCGAGCACTGCCTGGACGTCATCAAGAGCGCGGACTGGGTGATCGACATGGGCCCCGAGGGGGGAGCGGCCGGAGGACAGCTGCTCGCCACGGGGACGCCGGAGCAGGTGGCCGAGGTGAAGGAGAGCCACACCGGGCGCTACCTGAAGTACGTGCTGACGAAGAAGCGACGCCACCGCGTGGGCCAGCGGCCCCCCGAGGTGGCGTCTCCCGCCGCCTAG
- a CDS encoding SDR family NAD(P)-dependent oxidoreductase: MSEKTLVIVSGGSRGLGEHLVRALLADGHPVATFSRGRTPFIDGCMAEHPERFYWEECDITDAPRLDRFVAECTRRFGPVGTLINNAAFATDGLFLFARRNDMHKALAVNVEAVMNLTQTCLAGMIRARKGIIINVSSVSAVRGIKGVAAYGATKAAVDGFTRGLAREIGSQGIRVNSVALGYFESAMSTALLDSDQVKKIVERTPLKRVGHIEEMVGVIRFLMSPAAGFITGQTLLVDGGLTC; this comes from the coding sequence ATGTCTGAGAAAACCCTCGTCATCGTGAGTGGTGGGAGCCGTGGTCTGGGCGAGCACCTGGTGCGCGCCCTGCTCGCGGACGGCCACCCGGTCGCGACCTTCAGCCGTGGCAGGACTCCCTTCATCGACGGCTGCATGGCCGAACATCCGGAGCGCTTCTACTGGGAGGAGTGTGACATCACCGACGCGCCGAGGCTGGATCGCTTCGTCGCCGAGTGCACGCGCCGGTTCGGCCCGGTCGGCACGCTGATCAACAACGCGGCGTTCGCCACCGATGGGTTGTTTCTCTTCGCGCGACGAAACGACATGCACAAGGCGCTCGCCGTGAACGTGGAAGCGGTCATGAACCTGACGCAGACGTGTCTGGCCGGCATGATTCGCGCGCGCAAGGGTATCATCATCAACGTCTCGTCCGTCTCCGCCGTGCGCGGCATCAAGGGCGTCGCGGCGTATGGGGCGACCAAGGCCGCCGTGGATGGCTTCACGCGCGGGCTCGCGCGAGAGATCGGCTCGCAAGGCATTCGCGTCAACTCGGTCGCGCTTGGCTATTTCGAGAGCGCGATGAGCACGGCGCTGCTCGATTCGGATCAGGTCAAGAAAATCGTTGAACGCACGCCGCTCAAGCGCGTCGGCCACATCGAGGAGATGGTCGGCGTGATTCGTTTCCTGATGTCCCCGGCGGCCGGGTTCATCACCGGGCAAACGCTCCTGGTCGATGGAGGACTGACATGCTGA
- a CDS encoding class I adenylate-forming enzyme family protein, with translation MSNLKARLEQFGSRPALVFRGSTISYAELCERANAFATLLTSEGIAPGECVALRGDFSPNTVALLLALADHRCIAVPLGRSARAQHASWFEIAQVTRLFDFNEDDTWRPSRVPWRGEANPLLAQLRSDGRAGIVFFSSGTSGAPKAMLHAVDRILEKFARPRAPRRTLSFLLLDHAGGINTLFGILTGGGTLVAPEGRTPDAICALIQEYRVELLPTTPTFLNVMLLAEAHQRYDLSSLELITYGTEPMPESTLKAVHRALPGVRIKQTYGLSELGALATRSEADDSLWIQIGGEGYEAKVEGGTLRIRTKMAMLGYLNAPSPFDAEGWMDTGDAVEVRGDYVRVLGRQSELINVGGQKVFPQEVENVILGVPNVKDVLVQGRASPVVGQLVVATVQLARPEPADEIRKRVREFCKDKLDAFKIPAVVTVTESELSNERMKKARTRTAYV, from the coding sequence ATGTCTAACTTGAAGGCACGACTCGAGCAATTCGGGTCCAGGCCCGCACTCGTCTTTCGCGGATCAACGATAAGCTATGCCGAGCTGTGTGAACGCGCCAACGCGTTCGCGACGTTGCTGACGTCGGAAGGGATCGCTCCGGGCGAGTGCGTGGCACTTCGCGGAGATTTTTCCCCCAACACGGTGGCTCTCCTGCTCGCGCTCGCTGACCACCGCTGCATCGCCGTTCCCCTCGGCAGATCGGCACGCGCGCAGCACGCCTCGTGGTTCGAGATCGCCCAGGTCACCCGCCTCTTCGACTTCAACGAAGACGACACCTGGCGCCCGAGCCGGGTGCCATGGCGGGGCGAGGCGAATCCCCTCCTGGCGCAACTGCGCTCCGACGGGCGCGCGGGCATCGTCTTCTTCTCCTCCGGGACGAGCGGGGCGCCCAAGGCCATGTTGCACGCGGTCGACCGGATCCTCGAGAAATTCGCGCGGCCACGAGCGCCTCGCCGCACGCTGAGCTTCCTGTTGCTCGATCACGCCGGTGGCATCAACACGTTGTTCGGCATCCTCACCGGCGGCGGAACACTGGTCGCTCCCGAGGGCCGCACTCCGGATGCGATCTGCGCGCTGATTCAAGAATACCGCGTCGAGCTCCTGCCAACGACGCCCACGTTCCTGAACGTCATGCTGCTCGCCGAGGCGCACCAGCGCTACGATCTCTCGTCGCTCGAGCTGATCACCTACGGCACCGAGCCCATGCCCGAGTCGACGCTCAAGGCGGTGCACCGCGCCCTGCCAGGCGTGCGCATCAAGCAGACCTACGGCCTCAGCGAGCTCGGCGCGCTCGCCACGCGCTCCGAAGCCGATGACTCGCTTTGGATCCAGATCGGCGGCGAGGGGTACGAGGCGAAGGTCGAAGGGGGCACGCTGCGCATCCGCACGAAGATGGCGATGCTCGGCTACCTCAACGCGCCCTCGCCGTTCGACGCCGAGGGGTGGATGGATACGGGCGACGCGGTCGAGGTGCGCGGCGACTACGTGCGCGTCCTCGGCCGGCAGTCCGAGCTCATCAACGTCGGCGGCCAGAAAGTCTTTCCCCAGGAGGTGGAGAACGTCATCCTCGGCGTGCCCAACGTCAAGGACGTGCTCGTGCAGGGCAGGGCGAGCCCCGTCGTCGGACAGCTCGTCGTGGCGACGGTGCAGCTCGCCCGGCCCGAGCCCGCCGACGAGATCCGCAAGCGGGTGCGCGAGTTCTGCAAGGACAAACTGGATGCTTTCAAGATCCCCGCGGTCGTGACGGTCACGGAGAGTGAGCTCTCCAATGAGCGCATGAAGAAGGCGCGCACCAGGACGGCGTATGTCTGA
- a CDS encoding metallophosphoesterase family protein, with product MAPDSLLVVGVGDIHGRFHRVEAWLDALEEARRRPVDLVLAVGDVEAFRLADDHRRKAAKRGMPAEFAAYADGVRAMKRPLYFIGGNNEDFEALHDGPEGFSLAPNVHYLGRSGLKELLGLRVGYLSGIHAPRFYEQPLKRPRSLDTAKQAGYFRAPEVERVMALRDVDVLLVHEWPRGLPQRAQERETPPPGRTLPSYWIGNPITRRLVETVHPRWVLCGHSHRAFAVSLGGGRTPTRVACLDQAARPEESVFWMEFQGREVVCAGWGVSGGVAWRMGQPWGLGSLPTPSEPPPLGTMG from the coding sequence ATGGCTCCGGACTCACTCCTGGTGGTTGGTGTGGGAGACATCCATGGTCGCTTCCACCGGGTGGAGGCATGGCTCGACGCGCTCGAGGAGGCGCGCCGTCGTCCCGTGGACTTGGTGCTGGCCGTGGGCGACGTGGAGGCCTTCCGGCTCGCGGATGATCACCGGCGCAAGGCCGCCAAGCGCGGCATGCCCGCGGAGTTCGCCGCGTACGCGGATGGGGTGCGCGCGATGAAGCGGCCCCTGTACTTCATCGGCGGCAACAACGAGGACTTCGAGGCGCTGCACGACGGACCCGAGGGCTTCTCGCTCGCGCCCAACGTGCACTACCTGGGGCGCTCCGGGCTCAAGGAGCTGCTCGGCCTGCGGGTGGGCTACCTGTCGGGCATCCACGCGCCGCGCTTCTACGAGCAGCCCTTGAAGCGTCCGCGCTCGCTCGACACGGCCAAGCAGGCGGGCTACTTCCGCGCGCCCGAGGTGGAGCGGGTGATGGCGCTGCGCGACGTGGACGTGCTGCTCGTGCACGAGTGGCCCCGCGGCCTTCCCCAGCGGGCCCAGGAGCGGGAGACGCCGCCGCCGGGCCGCACGCTGCCCTCGTACTGGATTGGCAACCCCATCACCCGGCGGCTGGTGGAGACGGTGCATCCGCGCTGGGTGTTGTGTGGCCACTCGCACCGGGCCTTCGCGGTGTCCCTGGGCGGGGGCCGCACGCCCACGCGCGTGGCCTGTCTGGATCAGGCGGCCAGGCCCGAGGAGTCGGTGTTCTGGATGGAGTTCCAGGGCCGCGAGGTGGTGTGCGCCGGGTGGGGCGTCTCGGGCGGGGTGGCCTGGCGGATGGGGCAGCCCTGGGGCCTGGGCTCGTTGCCCACGCCCTCCGAGCCCCCACCCCTGGGCACCATGGGGTAG
- a CDS encoding class I adenylate-forming enzyme family protein: MTTSLLDLFLTRARQLPDGPVLDFERRRFTAGQLAADVTAFARALRDQGLASGDRVALFLENSPAFVIAYLGTWYAGGVVVLVNTQYRQVELGHILADSEARACVTGAAGAAELAPLKAQLPALEWLVTVEPPPQAVPWPTLDFDALLARGASSSAALSLPSGEQLAVLGYTSGTTGRSKGAMMLHRNLLANVRAVTEAWRWTREDRLLLALPLFHTHGLMVGLHGTLYSGGTVDLRRRFDAAEVLASLSQDASLTMFFGVPTMYGRLLEESRRTGVRPRALRLLVSGSAPLSAQLFQEVAEAFGQRILERYGMTETIMNTTNPYEGERRPGTVGMPYPGQEARVVDVRTRQPLPPGETGEIEVRGPHVFAGYWRRPDATAESFDPEGWFRTGDLGECDADGYFRITGRARELIISGGFNVYPREVEEVLAQHPTVAEVAVLGLPDPDFGEQVVAVVVPAAGQGAEPSALVEFCKERLASFKKPRRVVFVDALPRNALGKVQKHVLRERLLGSGR, from the coding sequence ATGACGACTTCTCTCCTCGACCTCTTCCTCACCCGGGCCCGTCAGCTCCCCGACGGGCCCGTCCTGGACTTCGAGCGGCGCCGTTTCACCGCCGGACAGCTCGCCGCCGACGTGACGGCCTTCGCCCGTGCCCTGAGGGACCAGGGGCTCGCCTCCGGGGACCGGGTGGCGCTCTTCCTGGAGAACAGCCCCGCCTTCGTCATCGCCTACCTGGGCACCTGGTACGCCGGGGGCGTCGTCGTCCTCGTGAACACCCAGTACCGCCAGGTGGAACTGGGCCACATCCTCGCCGACTCCGAGGCCCGGGCCTGTGTCACCGGGGCCGCGGGCGCCGCCGAGCTCGCTCCCTTGAAGGCCCAGCTTCCCGCGCTCGAGTGGCTCGTCACCGTCGAGCCGCCTCCCCAGGCCGTGCCCTGGCCCACGCTCGACTTCGACGCGCTGCTCGCCCGGGGCGCCTCCTCCTCCGCCGCGCTGTCGCTTCCCTCGGGCGAGCAGCTCGCCGTGCTCGGTTACACCTCGGGGACCACCGGCCGCTCCAAGGGCGCGATGATGTTGCACCGCAACCTGCTCGCCAACGTGCGCGCCGTCACCGAGGCCTGGCGCTGGACGCGGGAGGATCGGCTGCTGCTCGCCCTGCCGCTCTTCCACACCCACGGCCTCATGGTGGGTCTGCATGGCACGCTCTACTCCGGTGGCACGGTGGACCTGCGGCGCCGCTTCGACGCGGCCGAGGTGCTCGCGTCGTTGAGCCAGGACGCCTCCCTGACGATGTTCTTCGGCGTGCCCACCATGTACGGCCGGCTGCTCGAGGAGTCCCGCCGCACCGGCGTGCGCCCCCGCGCCCTGCGTCTGCTCGTCTCGGGCTCGGCGCCCCTGAGTGCCCAGCTCTTCCAGGAGGTGGCGGAGGCGTTCGGCCAGCGCATCCTCGAGCGCTACGGCATGACGGAGACCATCATGAACACCACCAACCCCTATGAGGGCGAGCGGCGTCCGGGCACCGTGGGCATGCCGTACCCGGGCCAGGAGGCGCGCGTGGTGGACGTGCGCACCCGCCAGCCCCTGCCGCCGGGGGAGACGGGAGAGATCGAGGTGCGCGGCCCCCACGTCTTCGCGGGATACTGGCGGCGCCCGGATGCCACCGCCGAGTCCTTCGATCCCGAGGGGTGGTTCCGCACGGGAGACCTGGGCGAGTGTGACGCGGATGGCTACTTCCGCATCACCGGCCGGGCGCGCGAACTCATCATCAGCGGTGGTTTCAACGTCTATCCCCGCGAGGTGGAGGAGGTGCTCGCCCAGCACCCCACCGTGGCGGAGGTGGCGGTGCTGGGCCTGCCGGATCCGGACTTCGGCGAGCAGGTGGTGGCCGTCGTCGTCCCCGCCGCCGGCCAGGGCGCCGAGCCCTCGGCGCTGGTGGAGTTCTGCAAGGAGCGGCTCGCCAGCTTCAAGAAGCCCCGCCGGGTCGTCTTCGTGGACGCCCTGCCGCGCAACGCGCTCGGCAAGGTACAGAAGCACGTGCTGCGCGAGCGGCTCCTCGGCTCGGGCCGCTAG
- a CDS encoding thioester reductase domain-containing protein, protein MLKIKDAVCKAINDVLSEDGRTLESTADETKLSSLGLDSLSMARVIVTLDDECKVAPFTQGGVDVTSIRTLGDLYRAYSLSPAEGAKESLPVEADVALAADVVPSAVRTIDSKEILLTGATGFLGSHLLDELLDQTDAVIHCLVRADDANAALTRVAKSMERRGLPLGDRLRRVRAIVGDVSQPRFGLSEKEYEELASRVGVVHHCAAWINFLFPYTTLKPSNVVGTEEALRFACTGRTKQFHYISTLGVFCGLQHARNTVSESTPVGPCGPMALGYEESKWVAEQLVVEARGRGLPVTIYRTPFLTGHSVTGAWEATDLYRLLLEGCIQMGAAPDWDHEMAAVPVDCVSRGIIRLSLQESSLGKIFHMSHPAPITWGYFVKQLDSHGYPVRLVPVAEWLRMLLGAIDRREPNALAPVRPLFTPNAEDGRTILDRLARDRVAILGCEQTQTVLKDNGVGCPAFTPELLVRYAARAVGGSARR, encoded by the coding sequence ATGCTGAAGATCAAAGACGCGGTATGCAAGGCCATCAATGACGTGCTCTCGGAGGACGGACGGACGCTCGAATCGACCGCCGACGAGACGAAGCTGTCCTCGCTCGGACTCGATTCCCTGTCCATGGCGCGGGTGATCGTCACCCTGGATGACGAATGCAAGGTGGCCCCATTCACCCAGGGCGGGGTCGACGTGACGAGCATCCGGACGCTCGGCGATCTCTACCGGGCCTACTCCCTCTCCCCGGCGGAGGGAGCGAAGGAGTCGCTTCCCGTGGAGGCGGACGTGGCGCTCGCCGCGGACGTCGTCCCGTCCGCCGTCCGGACCATTGATTCGAAGGAGATCCTCCTCACGGGCGCCACGGGCTTCCTGGGCAGTCATCTGCTCGATGAACTTCTCGACCAGACAGACGCGGTGATCCATTGCCTCGTTCGTGCCGACGACGCCAACGCGGCCCTCACGCGCGTGGCGAAGAGCATGGAGCGCCGCGGTCTGCCTCTGGGGGACCGCTTGCGCCGCGTCCGCGCCATCGTGGGGGACGTCTCGCAGCCGCGCTTCGGGCTCTCCGAGAAGGAGTACGAGGAGCTCGCGTCACGGGTCGGGGTCGTCCACCACTGCGCGGCGTGGATCAACTTCCTCTTCCCCTACACGACCCTCAAGCCGTCGAACGTCGTCGGCACCGAAGAGGCGCTCCGCTTCGCATGCACGGGCCGCACCAAGCAGTTCCACTACATCTCGACGCTCGGCGTCTTCTGCGGGCTGCAACACGCGAGGAACACGGTGAGCGAGTCGACGCCGGTGGGCCCCTGCGGACCGATGGCGCTCGGCTACGAGGAGAGCAAGTGGGTCGCGGAGCAGCTCGTCGTCGAGGCGCGGGGCCGCGGCCTGCCCGTCACCATCTACCGCACGCCCTTTCTCACGGGACACTCCGTCACCGGTGCGTGGGAAGCCACGGATCTGTACCGCTTGCTGCTCGAGGGGTGCATCCAGATGGGCGCCGCGCCGGACTGGGACCATGAGATGGCCGCCGTCCCCGTCGACTGCGTGAGCCGCGGCATCATCCGCCTGTCGCTCCAGGAGTCGTCCCTCGGGAAGATCTTCCACATGAGTCACCCCGCGCCCATCACCTGGGGCTACTTCGTGAAGCAGCTCGACTCCCACGGCTATCCCGTGCGCCTCGTTCCCGTCGCGGAGTGGCTGCGGATGCTGCTCGGCGCGATCGACCGGCGGGAGCCCAATGCGCTCGCCCCGGTCCGTCCGCTCTTCACGCCCAACGCCGAGGACGGAAGGACGATCCTCGACCGCCTGGCGCGCGACCGCGTGGCGATCCTCGGCTGCGAGCAGACCCAGACGGTCCTGAAGGACAACGGCGTGGGCTGTCCCGCCTTCACGCCGGAGCTGCTGGTCCGGTACGCGGCGCGGGCGGTGGGTGGGTCGGCGCGCCGCTGA
- a CDS encoding pyridoxal-phosphate dependent enzyme — MRFAPLRHDVLSLIGNTPMVKVTQLDTGPCELFLKLESQNPGGSIKDRIGLSMISAAEEAGQLGPHQKHIVEATAGNTGLGLALVSAQKGYRLTLVIPDKMSQEKVLHLKALGAEIIMTRSDVDKGHPEYYQDMAERIARETGGFYVNQFANPANPLAHETTTGPEISAQLEHRLDAMVCGVGSGGTLAGLSRYFAKAIPECEMVLADPQGSVLADYVKTGKMGKAGSWVVEGIGEDFLPPNADLSRVKKAYTIPDSESLDTARQLLKKAGILAGSSSGTLIAAALRYCREQTSPKRVCTFVCDSGNKYLSKMFNDFWMADQGFLPRAAHGDLRDVITRRYADRAVVTLAPNDTLLIAYGRMKLYDVSQLPVLDGGKVVGMIDESDLLLAAINDETRLRLPVRDFMSTRLQTVDVRTPVPELLTYLDKGFVPIVMMGDEFIGLITRIDLLNHLRRKLR, encoded by the coding sequence ATGCGCTTCGCCCCTCTCCGACACGACGTCCTCAGCCTCATCGGCAACACCCCCATGGTGAAGGTGACCCAGCTGGACACGGGTCCGTGTGAGCTCTTCCTCAAGCTCGAGAGCCAGAACCCGGGCGGCTCCATCAAGGACCGCATCGGCCTGTCCATGATCTCCGCCGCCGAGGAGGCGGGCCAGCTCGGTCCCCACCAGAAGCACATCGTCGAGGCCACCGCGGGCAACACGGGCCTGGGCCTGGCGCTCGTCTCCGCGCAGAAGGGCTACCGGCTCACGCTCGTCATCCCGGACAAGATGAGCCAGGAGAAGGTGCTCCACCTCAAGGCGCTCGGGGCGGAGATCATCATGACGCGCTCGGACGTGGACAAGGGCCACCCCGAGTACTACCAGGACATGGCCGAGCGCATCGCGCGCGAGACAGGTGGCTTCTACGTCAACCAGTTCGCCAACCCCGCCAACCCGCTCGCCCACGAGACCACCACCGGTCCGGAGATCTCCGCCCAGCTCGAGCACCGCCTGGATGCCATGGTGTGCGGCGTGGGCTCGGGCGGCACGCTCGCGGGCCTGTCGCGCTACTTCGCCAAGGCCATCCCCGAGTGCGAGATGGTGCTCGCCGATCCCCAGGGCTCGGTGCTCGCCGACTACGTGAAGACGGGGAAGATGGGCAAGGCGGGCTCGTGGGTCGTCGAGGGCATTGGCGAGGACTTCCTGCCGCCCAACGCGGACCTGTCCCGGGTGAAGAAGGCCTACACCATCCCCGACTCGGAGAGCCTCGACACGGCGCGGCAGTTGCTCAAGAAGGCGGGCATCCTCGCGGGCTCGTCCTCGGGCACGCTCATCGCCGCCGCGCTGCGCTACTGCCGCGAGCAGACCAGCCCCAAGCGCGTGTGCACCTTCGTGTGCGACAGCGGCAACAAGTACCTGTCCAAGATGTTCAACGACTTCTGGATGGCCGATCAGGGCTTCCTGCCGCGCGCGGCCCACGGGGACTTGCGCGACGTCATCACCCGCCGCTACGCGGACCGGGCCGTGGTCACCCTGGCCCCCAACGACACGCTGCTCATCGCCTACGGGCGCATGAAGCTCTACGACGTGTCACAGCTCCCGGTGCTCGACGGAGGCAAGGTGGTGGGGATGATCGACGAGTCGGACCTGCTGCTCGCGGCCATCAACGACGAGACGCGCCTGCGCCTGCCGGTGCGCGACTTCATGTCCACGCGCCTGCAGACCGTGGACGTGCGCACCCCGGTGCCCGAGCTGCTCACCTACCTGGACAAGGGCTTCGTGCCCATCGTCATGATGGGGGACGAGTTCATCGGACTCATCACCCGTATCGATCTGCTCAACCACCTGCGCCGCAAGCTGCGCTGA